One region of Termitidicoccus mucosus genomic DNA includes:
- a CDS encoding tautomerase family protein, with amino-acid sequence MSVVRVAWFIGKTHKQKARVAAEITDSIVRNTGTDAKYIYVLFEDVKASDWAGEGKFFGGAPKRRKTNRT; translated from the coding sequence ATGTCCGTCGTAAGAGTTGCCTGGTTCATAGGCAAAACCCACAAACAAAAGGCCAGGGTGGCCGCCGAAATCACTGACAGCATCGTCCGCAACACCGGCACCGATGCAAAATACATCTACGTGCTTTTCGAAGATGTGAAAGCCAGTGACTGGGCCGGCGAGGGAAAGTTTTTCGGCGGGGCTCCAAAGCGCCGCAAAACCAACCGCACATGA